The Myripristis murdjan chromosome 6, fMyrMur1.1, whole genome shotgun sequence sequence AAATAGACGGTGACTGGTCCAGCACTGGTCTGCACCGTTTCTGCAGCCCCCACCACCAGCCAGCAACCAATTCCATATGCTAATGAGGGGATACCTGCAACAAGTGGACACAATGTGTTCATGTTTCACGCCAGCACtccatttgaaaataaaatgaaacaatgggCTACAACTTATTATGGTGATTCATCTATCACTGACCTAGATTGATGACTTTCAACATGGAGAAAAACCTGTTCTCAAAGTCCAGGTTCTGTGGAGGTGCTTTAGTACAGTGATATTTAATAAAGGGGAAGCAGCCTGTTCTCAGTATTTGGTAGTTGGCTCCCTGGACGCTCCAGTTAAAATTAGACAGTCCAAACTGGTCGTTGTTCACGGCACTGTAGCGAACACAGTAGGAGGTCCATGGAGGCAGTTTCCTCTGCAGCAGGTGGCATGTCAGCACCTCGGAGGCTGCGGGACGAGGTCTTGTCTTGCCAACCGTGCTTGGAAACAGGACAATCTTAAGGAACACGTTATGAACCTTCCTCAAAACCTCCATAACGTATTAGCTGTGTGCACCTGTTTCTCCTGTGCTATCGCCGGTATTTCTACCTCTTGAACTGCATGCACTTCAGTAACTTATGTCAAATGCAGCTCCATCATGTTGCGAAAATGCTCAACTGATGCTCAACACCTGTCGCCGTCCCCTCAAAGGCTCAGCAGCGGAGGGAGAAGCACTCCGCACGCCAAAGTGCGTTTAATATGAAGCCAGTCTCACCGATTTAATGTGACTCGAGGTCAGCAAGCAAACAATGTACTCTCAATAAACTCTCTGTACGGCTTCATGTCCTGACACACACGACGTAACAAACTTCCTCCAAGAGACCTGAGAAAATGACGCCGCCGCTTTCTGCTGCACGTATGAAGTGTGCCCTACACATCCATAACTTACAGTAGCGCTTCCTCTTGTGGAGTTCTTCCACCAAACTCGTCCGGTTAGGAAACGCGGCACAGCATACTTGTTCCCCTGCAGCGTTCACTTGCAAGTCGTTCTGACTGCAATTCACTCAATCCATCGCCTCACCATTACACtgtaaaacaaagtaaaattgCATCCAGCCTATATTTAGCcaataatataaaatgtatttaggGAATTTCATTATTGAAAATTAGTAACTTAACCCTAGTTattttagctgtattttgtctttACCCTACACATGTTGTATGCAACATCACTTAATAGCCTGTAAGCCTAGGCTACATTTGGCACGTCACCTTCTGACGTATATTTTTTACATGATGCTATATTgcattttctcttcctttatttatttacatattaaaaTCGTATCAATTCATT is a genomic window containing:
- the c6h15orf61 gene encoding uncharacterized protein C15orf61 homolog; protein product: MEVLRKVHNVFLKIVLFPSTVGKTRPRPAASEVLTCHLLQRKLPPWTSYCVRYSAVNNDQFGLSNFNWSVQGANYQILRTGCFPFIKYHCTKAPPQNLDFENRFFSMLKVINLGIPSLAYGIGCWLVVGAAETVQTSAGPVTVYFAYKEDEGAQY